AAATGCATCACTTCGATCTATGTCATTTGCTGTTATTGCTTCTGTCACGGGCTCTCTAGTCTCTGTGATCTGCACTTGATTTGTGGTTGACTTAAAAGCTAAAGATTCTGGTGCGACCGGTACTGTACTTTCAAAGCTCGCTATTTCTATGGCTTCCAATGTTGTTACGAGCTCGGGTTGGTGTTCCATTACAGCATCTATCTTTTCCTCAGACTCTGATACGCCTTTGTGTGCTGGGGTTGCTGCGGTTTCTTTCTCTAAAGTTCCCATTATTGCTGTTGTTTGCGGGAGCTCTGTTGTAGTGCTTATTTGTAAACTTGGCATGAGCCGTGGAGGAACGGTCACTTCACCCTCATTTTTGCTGCTCAACTCAGTGTCTGGAGCAATCTTTTCATCTGATTTTGCAATTTCTTGCTCCATTTTAGTTTCTAACGCTTCTGCTGCTCTCATAGCATCCGCATATGACGTTGCGGAAAATGTAGGATTTATAAGTGTTTCCGACGAAATTTCTCCTACTACAGATTCTGTCGCTTTTGTTGTTGTTCCATTAGTAGGTGCTATTTCTGGTGCAATTTCTTGATGTGCTAATTCTTCCGAACTCTCTGTACTCGACGCCGGTGTAACAGTTGTAAATGGCGCAAGTTCTACTGTACTCCAGGGCTTTTCctcaacagcaaaaacaattttgtttggtGCTCGTGCTTCACTTTCTACAGCGATAAGTGTCTCCAAAGGTTCCGTTGTAGTTAATCCAATATCAGTTACTGCAACAGTGTTCGCATTGCTGGCTACACTCTCATGATCTGCGTTCGCTTTATGTTTACTTTCGTTACTCGTTCTCAGTTTAAGTTCTTGAACTTTAGCTTTTTCAATTTCGACTGCTTCCTTCCCGTTTTCATTGCTCTGCGTAGCACTTGTTGAacttgttggtgttgttgtatcgAAAATAaggttttttgcaatttctattatTTCTTTATCGGTCGCATTTCTTTCTATATTTActgctgttggtgttgttgtaggctTCTGCGTTTCAATTGAGCTGGCATAGTAAAAATTAAATGTCTCCGATCCCACTTCATTATCACTCTTTAGTGGTGATGTAGCTTCTGTTGTAGTTTCTTGTGTTATAATTTGCAATGATTCTGCAGCCTCATTATCGGCTTCATCATTAAAGGTATAGCCTGGTGTTGCAAAGTATTCGAAAGGTTCTTCAGTTCTTGGGAAGGCTGTTTCAAGGCCGGTTTGATTTTGAAGTTCTTCCATAACTTTTGAGCTCTCAATTGTGCGGTCTTTTATTGTCGCTATGATGGGAATTTCTATAAAATTAACGTCAGTCATCGACACTTTTGCATATTCGTTCTCCAATGATTTGTGAAAAAACTCATCTCCGTTAGCCCCATTTCCAATATTTGTCTTGCTTTCAGTTGCTTCTATGGCCGAACCCAAATTTGTTGTATCATCTGGCTGATCGTTTGCTTTTGCATCCATGCttgtgattgttgttgttatttcttTTGGTATACTTGTTATCGCAACTTTATTTGGTTGCCATTTAGCACTTTGTTCCGGCAACGCACCATCGTCACTCATCACCGTCAAAATAGCATCGTCAACCGTCGTTTCACCAACGTTATTTGTTGTCGCAATAGGTTTGACAGTTGTTTTTGCTTCTTCCATGATCTCATATGATTTTGTTGTAGCATCACTGGCAGTCATATTTGTAATTGCCATTGTTGCAACGTTTGATGCTGCAGATAAAATTTCATTAGCTGCTGCTGCCGCTTTTACTAATCCGTTAAAAATTTCCGTACTTGCGTTTGTTGTTGTGACAGCAGCTGCTATTGACAATGTTGCGCTTGTTGTTGGCGCTTTCGTAACACCAATAGTATTCAAGAAGTTAGATCTATACACAGTTATAGCTAGAAAATCCTTCTCATAGATTGGTTCGCCCTCCCCTGCCTCCACTGTGTTGGCGATCACGCGTTCAACTGCGCGCCGCTTAGCTTCTTCAGCTCTTCTGCGTACCCACTTATCTTCTTGTTCCACTGTAGTTTTCACTTTCATTTCGGCAGCTGTTGTGCTGGCCAGCTCTGCCAGAACTGCTGCCATTTCAGCTAATGCCATATCTGCGCTCGTTATCGGTAGCGTTGTGGGTACCAACTCATTTGCGGGATCAACCTCTGCCGCGTTAGCGTATGATTCCGCAACGTAAGCTGCATCTGTTGTAGCGAGAGCGTGTGGCCAACTATTGGCATGATCTGTGCTAATCTCTGAAGTGGTAGCGGTGGGTTGTCCTTCGTCTCCTGCTATTGCCACGCCTGATGGCGCTGCCTGTATTAGTGTGCATAAAATTAGCGCTGCTGCTAGCGAGCGTGTTAACGTGTTCAAAGCGTGTCTTGTTAGCATTTTTCTCGCGTATTTAATATCGAACTTGTTTGGAAGTTATGcggttttttattcttttttttttttaattggtttcCCTTTCGTTGGAATGCCGTTTTTCGCGTTGTGTCTCGTGCGCGGTTAGCGCGTTATTGTCTATTTCACGTTTGCTAAATGAATTTTCGATTAAGTTATATGCAACCTGTTTTTCGTTATTGTTGTTggtgttttttcttattttataccaCAGTTTTCAGCGTCACCTTATTTTTAATGTCTCCACGTTTTTTTTAAGTCTCACTCTTTAGCACCAGTTTATTTTACCCAAAAATTTTCAACTGCCAGCACAAAATTGCTAATAATCTTTTAGCCGATTcgcttaaaataaataattttataaaacttCTATACATGCGCAGCTTGTAATCGCACGCGCTCCAATTTCTTACCaaaactattttaattttattcctaTTGTTTCTTACTATTCCCGCACtggatttatatttaaatttttaattcgcCAACGCGTACTTGCCCGCCattcgttgctgttgttgttaattCGTAAGTACCGTTCACTTTGGTTGTGACTAGTTGAGTTTACGTTTGTTGAGGAACTAAACCACTTACACGGGTGCGCAACAATTTTATACAaaatgcatattttctttatggcCAACCGGCTGACTTCTTTTGCTCCGGATCCGTTTCTGCCTTTGTGTAGGTTGGTTTTAGTTTGAATCTCGTCGTTTAGTCATACGATTTTTTTGCGCTTAAGTAACTCAAGTTGCTGTTTTATGAATGTTGTTGGCCAGCAAGTAAAAATTGTATTGTTCTTCAGCTGTAGTTGTTgtcgcttttgttgttgttgttttttttacatattaACGGCCGTTTCTTTGCTCATATTTCCTTCGCTctttttttgctttaattttgccTTAACAACTCTTtggtataacaaaatattttttttagcttgAACTCGATgttgcatatttattttttttgttgttgctgctgtctgCAAAACTTGTATTTTGTTTAATAGCTGCATATTTCATTAAGCGCGGGTTGTTTGTGGAGCGTGTCTCTTTCAACATTTCTGTGGAATTTTAATCAACTTCTGTGATGACATTATTCCAATTAGAATTGAAATATCGATGATTAGAAGCAAATAAGTAATTGAAATGGACACATTTTATGTGCAATTGTTCTGTTAGGTTTAGATCAAGAAATTATGCTCTTGCAGTACTAGGTTTGGAAATTGAGATCAAAGCGAAAGtaattttttacttcctttatattaggtcggttgaatgtttgcccgcttttcatacaaatcttgcaatcgatttttaagtaacttctcattgagctataaAGGTGCAACTTTACACATAtgtaggttagaacaccgtgacaatgcaacaaagggaaaaaatccgttaggtggcgcacggatcgaaataattagataagaatttgaaaatcttcaaaccagcttttaagtaacttctcgatgagccagagacttgaaatttcaactTAATTTACAGGTCGATTACAGCCGAtggcacgatacaaaaagattcgctaggggtcacacgggatgagatatttagaaaaattctACGAAACGAAGGGAattttgagattgatttttatgtaagttctccttgagctacaactgtaaaacttcacagataggataagacgccgataaaatttaagaaaaggagaaaatagatttaagttaggcttaggaaagccgtaataaataaataaataaataaatacattatacattatacaaGGATTtagaaatttggtgttttgagattgattttaaagtaacttttcattgaactgcaaacatgaaacctcagagacaggttaagacaccgtgacaaaagaacaaaaggagaaaaaattccattaggtggcgcacgtatcgaaaaaaattagataataatttgaaaatttgaaaccgggttttaagtaacttctcgatgagctagaggctaaaaatttagagcttaattcagaggtcgatgacagccgatgacagccgatgacacaatacaaacaGTTTCGCTAGGgagcgcacggactgagatatttagaaaaatcaaacggaatggagggaattttgggattgattttatgtaagttctcattgagctacaagcgtacggcttaacagataggttaagacaccgagaaaatgtaagaaaaggaaaacaaaaaagatgtaagcacttcctttatataaatggacaaaaatcagcgaaaaatatccCCTTATATAAagaccacttttatatttttacttctcataaatatttttgcaatttctatgtcaaaatttaaaatcaaagtttagcaagtatatgtctttatataaggagacatttttcactgatttttgtccatttatataaaggtagtgctTAAAATTGCTTTATTTTATCTTCATTAAATTTATGAAgcgatgaaataaaaaatattatagttttaaataaatttgtgtatgattttgattttattttatcacTTCATAGATCCTTAATTACCCACAGGGTTCATGAAAACTCATCTTTGTTAAGTTCAATGGAAGAATTATAGTTCTGTGAAGTCGGAGTGTTTGGCAAAGCAGTGACGAggcaccccgcttagaaatttaTGATAATACATTATAATAGATAGATGTATAGATCTTTGCAGTTTCAGTTCAGTTCTGTTATTCGGAATAACTTCATACCTAGCAAGAACTGTGGAATTAATCCCGCACCAGTTTATTTCATTTGTGCGCGTATAAATAGCTATTTGATTTAAACCTTCACCACGATATTAGTAGATATATCTACTACCTTAAAAAGAAATAGAAAGTAACTAAGTTTGCTCTTTATGATATCAAATCTATTATTACAATCAAGTAATAAATCTATGAAGTTAGAGGAAAGCTCTGTAGCTATATTTATTTTAACTGAGAATTTATATTCAAATTGAGCACCATATGAATACATTGGTGGATCGACGAATGAATAaatttactatatatatatattttttttattctttattgaAATTAACAAAATAGGTAAGTATCTGGTTAGGCGATTAGTCGCCTTTTGGCCTTTAATAGATAAAATGGTTAAAAATCATAAGCTtataaacttcggcgaaatatACCAAGAAATTCAGTTTTTTGGTATGATTCTCTTTTACATTTACTACGATTTTGAGTAGTACCAATTCCAACCTCGAAAGCTATTTACATGGTTCGGCACCTTTACGCACGCGCAGAAATAAGCTTGCAATCGACTAATAAAGCGATTTTGGCATGTGCTCTGTCTACAGTTAAATAATGTTCTTTGCCATTTATGTGCATTTGTATAACTATTTTAATTGTTATGGAATTTCATATCCctgtaggaaaaattttaaataaattttcttgtTTATGTGTGTATggcaaaggaaaggtatttcccataggtttttaaagaaatttttggaGTAGGGTTGTAAGTCAATCCTAATCATATTGATTCGAATTTCACGAActttttctttgctttgttttatcgttcgaatcacggaactgttgaatacataaactcaaataaataaataacgacAAATTGTTCTTTATTTACAGCACTACTACCGTAAAAGAACTTTACAATCCAAATTATTCGCTTACTTCACTAACAACgtgttgaaatcaaactaaatagcCATCACTTGAACTGTGCCGCTTTTTGAGcactcagttgcctcgttcgtcTTTTTCTCCCAGGGCCTATTCGCCACAACATATTTGTATTATTCTATATCGCAAAGTTTATGAAGCAAAGTTAAGTCAGGCTGAGCTAAGCTCTGTCATCAAAGCACCGCAAactgaaaaaaataaatgaattctggttttcttatttttgaatttttgaatttttgctataataaattttatgttatcgagcATCCTATCTACTGACATATAATGCATCTCTCATTTAAAATACGATAATGGTCTACATAATTTcattataatagccgtgtttttctttacacgcgtatacgtttcgtttgcgcgtgaaaaaaacgcctatcctcgcttagataatgcttaggacacccatctagcggctgtggttaaacaactagctacagcaacagggtgtactgaaaagcggagacacaaccctctgttgtatatctgtgtataacatatagctgaatcagttgtgataaatagtggacgcccATAGAATGAATAtacagaattagtgcagagggtgaaatatagacacatatttcaattacatctgagtataatgtgtattgaaatttagtagtactaattttatgcgtagcaatttagAGGTGTATTTAGCGTaacgtatatagatgagaaaaaacacagctaatgagtCAGAAATCATTAAATATAATATTCCTACCGGTATCGGGTTTCAAGTCTCTATGGTAGTAcacttttatttttgcttttattcgcaCATCATGTGTGGCATGTGCTTTACGCCCTTGgtgtacaaataaaaaaaaaattaacttggtTTATTCAGAATTCTTGTGTCTGCCTGGTCGCCGTAGTGCACAGTGTCACGAAGCGGCCAAAAGTCAAAAAAGTTCATCGATAgctatttttataaaactttgacAAACGATGGGGAATACATCCATTAAATCATTTCGAACAGAATTTTTAATAATAGACTTCGCGCTTTTATCGGGACTTTCTTAAACCTGGAATTTTGTTAATTGACAATTTTGCCCacggttttttatgaaaaaggtCACTGAAACAAACTTAAATTCAGAGCTTGTTAGCAAATATCTCAAATGAGTTTTTTATAATATTTGGAAGTTTTCCATACATGACAACTATACTTTTTTATCTATTCATCGATCAGGTGATGAGTACCGTTACTTTTTATAAGTGGGAAAAATTAAGTGAATTTTTAATCGAATTTAAAAGTTTAGAAGGGAATAAAAAAAACTCATCTTAACTCCACCACAATTTTTGGATATATTGTCACAAGTAATGTTAgctcaaaacaagtaaggaaggctaagttcgggtgtaagcgaacattacatactcagttgagagctgtggagacaaagtaagggaaaatcaccatgttgtaaaaagaacctagggtaaaccttgaatgtatcaaattgaaggtattaaagagtattttaagaggaagtgggccatagttctatagatggacgccatttagggatatcgccataaagctggaccaggcctgactctagaatttgtttgtacgatatgggtatcaaatgaaatgtgttaatgataattttaaaagggagagggcctaagttctataggtggacgccttttcgagatatcgccataaaggtggaacaggggtgactctagaatttattttgtacgatatgggtatcaaatgaaaggtattaatgagtattttaaaagggcgtgggcctaagttctatagatggacgccttttcgagatatcgccataaagatggaccaggggtgactctagaatttgtttgtactatatgggtatcaaatgaaaggtgttaatgagtattttaaaagggagtgggccttagttctataggtggacgccttttcggaatatcgttataaaagtggaccagggttgactctagaatggttttgtacaatatgggtatcaaatgaaaggtgttaatgagcattttaaaagggcgtggaccttagttctataggtggacgccttttcgagatatcgccataaaggtggaccaggggtgactctagaatttgtttgtaatatatgggtataaaatgaaaggtcttaatgagtattttaaaagggcgtgggccttagttctataggtggatgccttttcaagatatcgccataacggtggaccaggggtgactctagaatttgtttgtacaatatgggtatcaaatgaaaggtattaatgagtattttaaaagggcgtgggcctaagttctatagatggacgccttttcgagatatcgccataaagatggaccaggggtgactctagaatttgtttgtacaatatgggtatcaaatgaaaggtgttaatgagcattttaaaagggcgtggaccttagttctataggtggacgccttttcgagatatcgccataaaggtggaccaggggtgactctagaatttgtttgtaatatatgggtataaaatgaaaggtcttaatgagtattttaaaagggcgtgggccttagttctataggtggatgccttttcaagatatcgccataaaggtggaccaggggtgactctagaatttgtttgtacaatatgggtatcaaaagaaaggtgttaatgagtattttaaaagggagtgatgcttagttccacaggtggacgccgtttcgatatatcgccataaagatggaccaggtgtgaccctagaatttgtttgtacgatatgggtatcaaattaaaggtattaatgagggttttaaaagagagtgtcccttagttgtatatgtgaaggcgttttcgagatatcgaccaaaatgtggaccagggtgatccagaacatcatctgtcgggtaccgctaatttatttatatatgttataccatgaacagtattccttccaagattccaagggcttttgatttcgccctgcaaaactttttcattttcttctacttaatatggtaggtgtcacacccattttaccaagtttttttctaaagttatattttgcgtcaatagaccaatacaattaccatgtttcatcccctttttcgtatttggtatataattatggcatttttttcatttttcgtaattttcgatatcgaaaaagtgggtgtggtcatagtcggatttcggccattttttacaccaatacaaagtgagttctgataagcacgtgaactgagtttagtgaagatatatcgatttttgctcaagttatcgtgttaccggccgagcggaaggacagacggtggactgtgtataaaaactgggcgtggcttcaaccgatttcgctctttttcacagaaaacagttatcgtcctagaatctaagcctccaccaaatttcacaaggattggtaaatttttgttcgacttatggcattaaatgtatcctagacaaattaaatgaaaaagggcggagccacgcccattttgaaattttcttttatgtttctattttgttgcaacatatcattactggaattgaatgttgacataatttacttatatactgtaaagatattaacttttcttttaaaatttgaatttaaaaaaattgtttttaaaaagtggtcgtggtcgttctccgattttgctaatttttattaagcagacatatagtaataagagtaacgtttctgccaaatttcatcatgatatctttaacgactgccaaattacagcttgcaaaacttctaaattaccttcttttaaaagtgggcggtgcccattgtccaaaattttactagttttctattctgcgtcataagttcaactcacctaccatgtTTCGTCGCTtaatccgtttttggtaatgaattatcgcactttttcgatttttcgaaattttcgatatcgaaaatgcgggcgtggttattgcccgatatcgttcattttaaatagcgatttgatatgagtacccaggaacctacataccaaatttcatcaagatacctcaaaatttatcaagttatcgtgttaacggacagacggacggacggacggacatggctcaatcgaatttttttcgatactgatgattttgatatatggaagtctatatctatctgagTATAATTAAGACTAGTGAGAATGTGCGCTATGTTGCGATAtttacactttttatactcagttgagcagacctcacagagtatattaagtttgattggataacggttggttgtacatatataaaggaatcgagatagatatagacttccatatatcaaaataatcaggatccagaaaaaatttgattgagccatgtccgtccgtccgtccgtccgtccgttaacacgataacttgagtaaattttgaggtatcttgatgaaatttggtatgtaggttcccgagcactcatctcagatcgctatttaaaatgaacgatatcggactataagcacgcccactttttcgatatcgaaaatttcgaaaaaccgaaaaaatgcgataattcattgccaaaggcagttaaagcgatgaaacttggtagatgggttgacgttatgacgcagaatagaaaattagtaagattttggacaatgggcgtggcaccgtccacttttacaagaaggtaatttaaaagttttgcaagctgtaatttggcagtcgttgaagacatcatgatgaaatttggcaggaacgttactactattactatatatgtgctaaataaaaattagcaaaattggatgaagaacacgcccactttttaaaaaaaatttttttaaattcaaattttaacaaaaaatttaatatctttactgtatataagtaaattaagtcaaaattcaactccagtaatgatatgatgcaacaaaatacaaaaataaaagaaaatttcaaaatgggcgtggctccgcccattttcatttagtgtatctagaatacttttaatgccataagtcgaacaaaaatctaccaatccttttgaaatttggtaggagcatagattctatgacgttaactgttctctgtaaaaatgggcgaaatcggtggaagccacgcccagtttttatacacagtccaccgtctgtccttccgctcagccgttaacacaataacttaagcaaaaaccgatatatctttactaaacttagcccaggtacttatctgaactcactttatcttggtataaaaaatggccgaaatccgaccataaccacgcccactttatcgatatcgaaaattacgaaaaattaaaaaaatgccataattctataccaaatacgaaaaaagggatgaaacatggtaactggattggtttattgacgcaaaatataactttggaaaaaactttgtaaaatgggtgtgacacctaccatattaagtagaagaaaatgaaaaagttctacaaggcgaaatcaacagcccttggaatcttggcaggaatactgttagtgttattgaatatataaataaattagcagtacccgacagatgattttatggatcacctgatccacatttggtcgatatcgcgagaacgccttcacatatacatctaagggccactcgcttttaaaaccctcatcaatacctttaatttgatatccatatcgtacaaacacattctagagtcaaccctggtccaccctaatggcgatatctcgaaaaggcgtgcacctatagacctaatgcccactccctcttaaaatgctcagtaacacctttcgtttgatacccatatcgtaaaaacattctagagtcacccctggcccaccctaatgatgatatctcgaaaaggcgtccacctatagacctaatgtccactccctcttaaaatgctcagtaacacctttcctttgatacccatatcgtacaaacattctagagtcacccctggcccaccctaatggcgatatctcgaaaaggcgtccacctatagacctaatgcccactccctcctaaaatgctcagtaacacctttcgtttgatacccatatcgtacaaacattctagagtcacccctgggccaccctaatggcgatatctcgaaaaggcgtccacctatagacctaatgcccactccctcttaaaatgctcagtaacacctttcgtttgatacccatatcgtacaaacattctagagtcacccttggtcaacctttatggcgatatctcgaaaaggcgtccacctatagaactgaggattactcccttttaaaatactcattaccacctttcatttgatacccatatcgtacaaacacattctagagtcaccctggcccaccctaatggcgatatctcgaaaaggcgcccacctatagacctaatgcccactttctcttaaaatgctcagtaacacctttcgtttgatacccatatcgtacaaacattctagagtcacccctggcccaccctaatggcgatatctcgaaaaggcgtccacctatagacctagtgcccactccctcttaaaatgctcagtaacacctttcgtttgatacccatatcgtaaaaacattctagagtcacccttggtccacctttatggcgatatctcgaaaaggcgtccacctatagaactaaggattgctcccttttaaaatactcattaccaccttttatttgatacccatatcgtacaaacacattccagagtcacccctggcccaccctaatggcgatatctcgaaaaggcgtccacctatggacctaatgcccactccctcttaaaatgctcagtaacacctttcgtttgatacccatatcgtacaaacacattctagagtcacccctggcccaccctaatggcgacatttcgaaaaggcgtccacctatagacctaatgcccactccc
The DNA window shown above is from Eurosta solidaginis isolate ZX-2024a chromosome 2, ASM4086904v1, whole genome shotgun sequence and carries:
- the LOC137240450 gene encoding mucin-22, encoding MLTRHALNTLTRSLAAALILCTLIQAAPSGVAIAGDEGQPTATTSEISTDHANSWPHALATTDAAYVAESYANAAEVDPANELVPTTLPITSADMALAEMAAVLAELASTTAAEMKVKTTVEQEDKWVRRRAEEAKRRAVERVIANTVEAGEGEPIYEKDFLAITVYRSNFLNTIGVTKAPTTSATLSIAAAVTTTNASTEIFNGLVKAAAAANEILSAASNVATMAITNMTASDATTKSYEIMEEAKTTVKPIATTNNVGETTVDDAILTVMSDDGALPEQSAKWQPNKVAITSIPKEITTTITSMDAKANDQPDDTTNLGSAIEATESKTNIGNGANGDEFFHKSLENEYAKVSMTDVNFIEIPIIATIKDRTIESSKVMEELQNQTGLETAFPRTEEPFEYFATPGYTFNDEADNEAAESLQIITQETTTEATSPLKSDNEVGSETFNFYYASSIETQKPTTTPTAVNIERNATDKEIIEIAKNLIFDTTTPTSSTSATQSNENGKEAVEIEKAKVQELKLRTSNESKHKANADHESVASNANTVAVTDIGLTTTEPLETLIAVESEARAPNKIVFAVEEKPWSTVELAPFTTVTPASSTESSEELAHQEIAPEIAPTNGTTTKATESVVGEISSETLINPTFSATSYADAMRAAEALETKMEQEIAKSDEKIAPDTELSSKNEGEVTVPPRLMPSLQISTTTELPQTTAIMGTLEKETAATPAHKGVSESEEKIDAVMEHQPELVTTLEAIEIASFESTVPVAPESLAFKSTTNQVQITETREPVTEAITANDIDRSDAFDHTISVINVSLAPFTTTTNNPTITDQLTTAIFPTTNSNAATAGSDYTEIGQTASISSSRTTTPADSMLPTTLNRNKATTNAPAAMTLAKMPTNKGDSLISDTTTTSVAVVETTIPVFEAAGMETELNAITKTTPNKETTTTETVESEQPLYMHSPYVQQQRETSITELGSTVDTVNYETATTETQVVAGKETNNEAPKETDDVRQQYLYMRVLSEQQRDFESAESLKTREKETEDTSTTPAFTISDFPTFTGTKTTNFELDTTTSEPEATTITYTAEPETTNITITPTTIPLEPYKSITKTTWETETTTPAEPETTTTTTTTPAEPETTTTTTTTPAEPETTTTTTTTTAAQETTTTTTTTAVPETTTTTTPVPETTTTTTLSPMSLIIAEHEARTLDKTPSRVRRIINDDGVEVLSGYSIVHRIHAAAWAALAEEA